The Puntigrus tetrazona isolate hp1 chromosome 3, ASM1883169v1, whole genome shotgun sequence genome contains a region encoding:
- the epor gene encoding erythropoietin receptor: MIKMRSDGFKIALVLCLAFVAAGGQHFESKVAQLLQDETEDIKCFVEGKDLTCFWEEEDERNNLRDQYTFTYSYEGNQNKACAVFSLSLLASNKTIIFCKLPKTPFFTTLDVQVSRDGRTLYARSLNAENFLLLDPPRNLTVMSSGKEGQLNVSWLPPPLKYMDDSMIYEVRYAVEGSNMGKVEVVKVSTMLVLLGLQPDTRYKVWVRVKPDGVAYKGYWSAWTKPVFGVTPPSDMDPLIVLLVLFIGLILCLLSLALILSHHKFLLKKFWPDIPKPEHKFPGLFTVYKGDFKEWMSQNNGSMWGRSVQVYAEELPSPLEVLSEVSLPSHGASQREERKPAEEEEEKDGERPDRWREPPHAHLLMEQLRALRENPDSHSQSSLLQSHDTYVTLDQGESERRADDVFEETLPLQTLFTAAGTSSSSASRSDLGSLRQSSGSGRLSSQSSFEYPNHTWPPKGPGYAYMAVADSGVSMDYSPMSSGRIAELGRHRLYTNDYKNEIFPHKWPLSGQYIKSGSESCTGPVW; this comes from the exons ATGATAAAAATGAGGAGTGACGGATTTAAAATTGCTTTAGTGTTGTGTCTTGCTTTCGTCGCTGCAGGAGGACAACATTTCGAAAGTAAAG TGGCCCAGTTACTCCAAGACGAAACGGAGGATATTAAATGTTTCGTGGAAGGAAAGGATCTCACGTGCTTTTGGGAAGAGGAGGACGAGAGGAATAATTTACGCGACCAGTACACCTTCACGTATTCGTACGA AGGGAATCAGAACAAGGCTTGCGCGGTTTTCTCCCTGTCTTTGCTGGCCAGCAACAAAACCATCATCTTCTGCAAACTGCCCAAAACCCCGTTCTTCACGACCCTCGACGTGCAGGTTTCCCGCGATGGCCGGACGCTCTACGCCCGCAGCCTCAACGCTGAGAATTTCT tgctTCTAGATCCTCCCCGAAACCTCACGGTCATGAGCTCGGGGAAGGAAGGGCAGTTAAACGTGAGCTGGCTGCCTCCTCCGCTCAAATACATGGACGACAGTATGATATACGAGGTCAGATACGCCGTGGAGGGAAGTAACATGGGCAAG GTGGAGGTCGTAAAGGTCAGCACGATGCTGGTTTTGCTCGGCTTGCAGCCCGACACCAGATACAAGGTCTGGGTCCGTGTCAAACCTGATGGTGTTGCCTACAAAGGGTACTGGAGTGCTTGGACCAAGCCTGTGTTTGGAGTCACGCCGCCAAGCG ACATGGATCCACTGATCGTGTTACTGGTTCTTTTCATTGGACTGATCCTCTGCCTGCTGTCTCTGGCTCTGATTCTGTCCCACCACAA GTTTCTTCTTAAGAAATTCTGGCCTGACATCCCGAAGCCAGAGCACAAGTTTCCAGGCCTTTTTACTGTCTACAAAGGGGATTTTAag GAGTGGATGAGCCAAAATAACGGCAGCATGTGGGGCAGATCGGTCCAAGTGTACGCAGAGGAGCTTCCTTCGCCGCTGGAGGTTTTGTCCGAGGTTTCCCTGCCCAGCCACGGCGCGTcccagagagaggagaggaaacctgcggaggaggaagaggagaaggaCGGCGAGCGCCCGGACAGATGGAGGGAACCTCCTCACGCTCACTTGCTCATGGAGCAGCTGAGGGCGCTTCGAGAAAACCCCGACTCTCACTCCCAGTCGTCTCTGCTGCAGTCCCACGACACCTACGTCACCCTCGACCAGGGAGAGAGCGAGCGGCGGGCGGACGACGTCTTCGAGGAGACCCTACCGCTCCAGACGCTCTTCACCGCCGCAGGGACGTCGTCCTCGAGCGCCTCGCGCTCGGACCTCGGCTCCCTGCGGCAGAGCTCGGGCTCGGGCAGACTGTCGTCGCAATCCAGCTTCGAGTATCCCAACCACACCTGGCCCCCCAAGGGCCCCGGATATGCCTACATGGCGGTGGCGGACTCGGGGGTCTCCATGGACTACAGCCCGATGAGCTCCGGCAGGATCGCAGAGCTCGGGAGACACCGATTGTACACTAATGATTACAAAAACGAGATTTTCCCTCACAAGTGGCCACTCTCCGGTCAGTACATTAAATCCGGATCAGAGTCCTGCACGGGGCCCGTTTGGTAA